Within the Petrotoga mexicana DSM 14811 genome, the region AAAAATATTTTCCAAAGTTACTCTATAACTTTTTTTATAATGATTTTCTTATCTTTCTTATAAATTTCATATCCATTCAATTCAGCTTCTTCAATTTGGTCATCTTCTATAAAAGGTATAACTTTCATCAAAGAAGAATTTTCAACGTAGAAATCCTTCAGGCTACCTTCAAGTGTGTATCCATAAGAGTTTATTTTCAAATAAGCAGAAAATACAATCAAAAACCAACTCAAAGATATCAACAACAAAAACGTCATTACTTTGATCATTACTTTACCATCCTTCTTGTGAAAAATTCGTAATCACTGAAGAAACTTTCGATTCTATCTTGATATCTAGAATAATTGGGTGATCCTTCTTCTTTTAAACTCTTGTAATAGTTATAAACAGCTTTATAATTGCTAACAATGTTTTCTACTAGTTGATTTTTTAAATTTTCATCTCTCAAAGTTGAATATAACTCAGATAACAATTTTAATGAACTATCTGGTATCCCTCTAGATTTTTGGGCCATGTAATAATCTGCTTCTCCCTCTTTTTGAGTAATGAAAACTATTTTGTTTATTAATTCATCTTGTGGATATATATTTATCAGCCTTACGGTTAACAGCAAATATTCATAATAAACATCTTCCCATTCAGGAAACCTATTCCAACCCCCAGGAAGGATGTATATAGCTTGCTGCTCCCAATGATGAAAATTATTGTAAGCCTCGTCTTGAAGTTTTTCTACTGTCTTTAACTTATCTAGTGGAATGTAATCCTTTAGCTGTTCGTATAGAATTACGATGTTATAATATATTCTGCCTATTAATCTATAGGCATTCTTTTCATTGAATGATAAATATGAATATTCCAACTGATTTATTCCATCGTATAGGGTTTGAATTTTTAAAGTAATTTGTTTGGCGTTGTTGTTTGTATCGGTGGAATAAATCGGTTCTACGGTGTCTCTTAAAATATTATCAGGAAATGGCATTAAATCCATTGCACCTTCGAACTCTTCGATCATAAAATCGTAACCGTCGATTTCTTTTTCAAATATTTTAGGTAAATCTTCATAAGTAAGGGAATTCTGCCGAATGCTAGACGTCAAAAGTTGAGACAGGTAAAATGCCGATTTGCCGAAATTCGGATTCCATTTTAATGATTTCTGGAAATATTCAAAGGCATTCTTATAGCTTTGTTCTGCTCTATTCTCGTATGATAACTGCATATTTTTATAATCTTCTATCTGTGTGTCTATCTGGTTTATACTTTGAGTTATCCTTTGAAAATTCACACTCCCTGGAGTGTAATTCATCAATTGTTTTTGAAGACTGGATTTTTGAGCTTCAAGTTGGCTTATAATATTTGGTATTTGACTTTCAGTAGCGTTAATAAGAGATACCATTGAATTGTATTCACGATTTCCTTTAACGAAAAAAGCTTCTGATGTAACTTCGTTTATTTTGTAATACGACGCCACTATTCCAACCAAAACTAAAGGAATAATCACAACCTGACTATTTTTGATATTAAAGCTTTTCACATGTGAATTGAACTGTTCTGATACAGCACTTGAGAGGATAAATACACTTAATATAAGGTTTGGATGCATGTGAAATGCAAACTCTGTGAATGCATGGATTGCCATGACTGCGGCGCTCCATCCAAATAAGGGGAATAAAAGGCTCTTGTTGTCATCATCTTTTTCAAGTTTTAGAACTTTAAAGTATATCACCATTAAACTTACGAGCATTAACAATATTGAAGAGAAACCTAAAATACCTGTCTCTCCCAACACTTGTAGATAATCGTTGTGAGCTCTTTTGAAGTTATTCCATGCATATAAAAATCTCTCAGGATTTTCCGCTTGTACCTCAGCTAGGTAATGAACTGCATAAACGGGATATGTATTTATTCCACTTCCGATTATAAAATGGTTTTTATGATTCTCATCTGCAAATTGTTTTACAGCGGAGAGCCAGGACAAACTTCTTTCATCCCAAGAAGAAACAGAAGCCATAGCTGCGAAGCGGTCTGCCGCTATCACCTCTCCACCCCTGTTGAATGGCGTTTCAAAATTAAACATAAGGAATAAAAAGGCTAAAACAGATAAAACCAGAATTATCCATATTTTAAACTCTTTACTTTTTACATAATTTTTCAAGGTATCTTTTTTATTGGAAATGAGAAAAGATATTATAGTGAATCCTAATCCAACAAAGGTGGCAAGATAAATAGAACGAGTTTGTGCTAACAAAACAACCCAATACATTATAAAAACATTCGCTAAAGCATATATTCTAATGTAGATACTCGTATTCTTTCTCAAAGTAAAATATATAGAAATTGGTAATAGCTGTGCCAAATAGTCTGAAACAAAATTAGGGTTCCCGATAGTCGTTCTTAAGGCTATTCTTTGAGAAGGGTCTCCATACTTACCAAAGAACAAATCAAAGCCTAAAAACTTGTTCAAAAGCCCATCTATGGCTATAACAGTTCCCGTAACCATAAAAATAAAAAGACCATATTCGATGAATTTAAAATCCTTCCCAAAACGCGTTGTAACTACATACGAAAAAAAAGCAATAAGCACTATGTAGAAGGCTACTCCAGCTGACGTAGGTAGGTAATATTTATTCTCTATGTAAACTGATATCAAAGATAAAAAGGCAGAAATACTGAAAAAAGATAAAAAAATGTGTGGATAAGTGAACTTTATTGAAATAGGTTTAGAAAAGTATTTAAACAAATAATAAATTAAAATAAAAACCATGAATAAAGAAAAAACCAAATGTTTTTGAGTAGAGTACTCATAAACCAAATTGGGTACCATTAAAAAAGGTATTAAAGCAAACAAAACAAGAAAAATCAATATATCAGTAGGAATTTTTGCCTTCTCTTGCAAATAAATTAACCTCCTTTGTGGTTCGCCGGTTTGTGCGAACCAATTAATCAAAATAAATTTAAATGTTCTTGGGCCTTTGGTCTTCAAAGGCCCAAGCCTTTGTTTGCCGCTTCTTGCAAATCAAACAATTAAAACGAACTTTGAAACTTGGGGTTTGGGGGTTAAACTCCAATGTCCGGGGATTAACCCCCAATGTATTATTTTAGACCAAAAAAGTCAATAACTGCGTTTTTAATAATTTCTGCAAAAACTTCCACATAGTCCCCATTCGTAAATTCATCTACTACTTGAGGATTACTGATAAATTCCATTTCAAATAAAACTGCGGGACTCCTAGTATAAGCCAAAACAGCGAACTCCGCCGTATGAACGCCCCTAAATTTAACCCCATTTACATTCAAATAACTTGCCAATATATTGGCAAACTTCTCACTTTCATCTAGACTGTTTTCTTTATCCGTCACCCATGTTTCTATAAGATTTTTATCAGTATTCAAATCTAAATTTTCCCGGTAGGCTATTCTTCTTGCATATGCGCTTTCTGAAAAATCAAAATAGTAAACCTCTGATCCGTAAACTGAAGAATCTTGAGGATAATCATTCAAGTGTAAACTAATGAATAAATCTGCACCTTTTTCATTAGAAAAAACTGCTCTATCGTGTAAATCAACGTATACATCGTTTGTTCTAGTCAGATAAACGTTAATACTGTAAGGTTTCAAAAGTTCTTGAGCTCTTTTTGCTACTTTTAAAGCAATGTCTTTTTCAAAAGTTTGGTTAGGACCAACAGCTCCCGGATCTATCCCTCCATGACCTGGATCCAAGACCAAAACAGGCAAGGTGATTGTATCTTTAAAAGAAAGGTCTAATATTATTCTATTTTCTTCAATTAATTCTTCCAAATCAGCGGAGTTGTTCAGTTTTACTTGTATCCAAACTTCTGTTGGTGAATAGTGATATGCCTTTATGTAATTGATCTTGTTGTTGTATTCTTCATAGTAATAAGAATCAGGAATTTCGGCACCTTTTATCTTAATTAAATATCCGGATTTATTAACTAATGGGTATATTCCAACATCTTCAGGGCTTGAAGAAAGCTCTATTATTATTCTGGCATCAGTTTTTTGTATGATCGTTTTTATTGAACTTACTTGAGTTAGTGGCAGATTCAAGTAAACAGAAGAATCATTAGAAATGAGTTCTAAGTTGCTCAACTTCGTTATCAACTCTGTAGTTATATAAATTTCTCCATCAACCACTTTTAGATCATTTGGATCGAAACGAATGGATTCGGTGCTGTTAATAATTGCTAAACTATTCTGGGGAAAAATAAAAACGTTCCATTTGCTGTCTTTTACGTAAATCAAAGTATCGTTATATACATCTAAAGTTCTTCCACTCTTTTCAGAAATAACTTTTAAACTAACATATAGATTTTCTCCATCTTCAAAATAGTAAGCCGGATCTACCTCTCTCCATTGAAAATAAAGCGTTTTTGCAAAGGTAGTAAAAGAGAGAAATAAAAAGCCAAAAATTATTAACAGCTGAATTACCCTTTTATTCATCTTTTTATCCCCCTTGATTGATCAGTTAAAATTTCTAATATCTTTTCTGCAATATCGTAATTTGGAAGAACAAAATCCGCATAACCTTCTTGGGCAACAATTTTTGGCATTCCATAAACCACGGAAGTTTCTTTCGACTCTGCTATAACCTTTCCACCGTAATGTTTAACTTTAAATGCCCCTTTCGCACCGTCTCTTCCCATTCCTGTCAGAA harbors:
- a CDS encoding O-antigen ligase family protein, giving the protein MQEKAKIPTDILIFLVLFALIPFLMVPNLVYEYSTQKHLVFSLFMVFILIYYLFKYFSKPISIKFTYPHIFLSFFSISAFLSLISVYIENKYYLPTSAGVAFYIVLIAFFSYVVTTRFGKDFKFIEYGLFIFMVTGTVIAIDGLLNKFLGFDLFFGKYGDPSQRIALRTTIGNPNFVSDYLAQLLPISIYFTLRKNTSIYIRIYALANVFIMYWVVLLAQTRSIYLATFVGLGFTIISFLISNKKDTLKNYVKSKEFKIWIILVLSVLAFLFLMFNFETPFNRGGEVIAADRFAAMASVSSWDERSLSWLSAVKQFADENHKNHFIIGSGINTYPVYAVHYLAEVQAENPERFLYAWNNFKRAHNDYLQVLGETGILGFSSILLMLVSLMVIYFKVLKLEKDDDNKSLLFPLFGWSAAVMAIHAFTEFAFHMHPNLILSVFILSSAVSEQFNSHVKSFNIKNSQVVIIPLVLVGIVASYYKINEVTSEAFFVKGNREYNSMVSLINATESQIPNIISQLEAQKSSLQKQLMNYTPGSVNFQRITQSINQIDTQIEDYKNMQLSYENRAEQSYKNAFEYFQKSLKWNPNFGKSAFYLSQLLTSSIRQNSLTYEDLPKIFEKEIDGYDFMIEEFEGAMDLMPFPDNILRDTVEPIYSTDTNNNAKQITLKIQTLYDGINQLEYSYLSFNEKNAYRLIGRIYYNIVILYEQLKDYIPLDKLKTVEKLQDEAYNNFHHWEQQAIYILPGGWNRFPEWEDVYYEYLLLTVRLINIYPQDELINKIVFITQKEGEADYYMAQKSRGIPDSSLKLLSELYSTLRDENLKNQLVENIVSNYKAVYNYYKSLKEEGSPNYSRYQDRIESFFSDYEFFTRRMVK
- a CDS encoding N-acetylmuramoyl-L-alanine amidase family protein, which codes for MNKRVIQLLIIFGFLFLSFTTFAKTLYFQWREVDPAYYFEDGENLYVSLKVISEKSGRTLDVYNDTLIYVKDSKWNVFIFPQNSLAIINSTESIRFDPNDLKVVDGEIYITTELITKLSNLELISNDSSVYLNLPLTQVSSIKTIIQKTDARIIIELSSSPEDVGIYPLVNKSGYLIKIKGAEIPDSYYYEEYNNKINYIKAYHYSPTEVWIQVKLNNSADLEELIEENRIILDLSFKDTITLPVLVLDPGHGGIDPGAVGPNQTFEKDIALKVAKRAQELLKPYSINVYLTRTNDVYVDLHDRAVFSNEKGADLFISLHLNDYPQDSSVYGSEVYYFDFSESAYARRIAYRENLDLNTDKNLIETWVTDKENSLDESEKFANILASYLNVNGVKFRGVHTAEFAVLAYTRSPAVLFEMEFISNPQVVDEFTNGDYVEVFAEIIKNAVIDFFGLK